The sequence below is a genomic window from Harmonia axyridis chromosome 1, icHarAxyr1.1, whole genome shotgun sequence.
ataacacttatcaagcaATTCATTTGCTTGCACAATGGTTTTTCcataaaaacctttttttattcattcttcaaataacaacaaatatagTGTGTCACTTaactttcaatattttgatataattgATAATCAGTACCCAGGCTATTTGATGTataaaaaatccaaattttttcacctTTCCTCATAAGGAATAATTCAATACGAATATCTTCAGTAAGATCTCATATTCATTGAGTTTGCCTCAAAATCAAGTACATATTTCACATTCAAAATTCGATGACAATGACGATACTGAAAATTTAAATCACTTCGCAGGCGATTCGTTCCTTCATAATTATTACGAGGTGAAAAATTATAGAATGAAGTTTGTTACAAACCACTTTACAGTTACGATGGGAACAAACGTAAGGTTCACTATATGAAAGTTCCAGATTTGCTTGGCAATCTCACGGTTCGTTTTCGTCATTAGAAATAACAGACGGTCCGACATGAACCTTATATTTCTCATAGAATATACAAGGACTTTCGCAAACATCTAAGAGCTGGTTTTTTacttatagaaaaaaatatgaattatatTGCAATTcttgattcatttttttatgatgaaaaaGAGGAAAGTACTGACGTCGAATTGTATCACTCTGCAAATAGCAATTAATACCCGAATCGTTGAAAAAAGAccttatgaaataaaattttttacgagaaaaatgaaatttctgaaatggcaaggaaagaaaattttccaaagcaaaatgaaattttcattcggattgtatgaaaataataagCTTTTCTGAGAAATacgaaaacttcaaaatttaaaaaattatcgtcactgaaaatttcatcattagTATGACGTGTCACCTCACCTAGCTTGGATTCTTCTTCTTTAACAGCCTGTCTGCATCCACTATTGGACATAGGCCTCTccttgaattttccaatttcctcTTTCTTGAGCCAACTGGTGCCAACATCGTCCGACCCTAGATTCAATGTCACCTAACCAGCGTTTTGGTGGTCTTCCTACACTTCGTTTATGTTCTCGTGGTCTTCAATGTACAATTCACTTAGTCCATCAATCGTCTTCCTGCCGAGCCACATGTCCCACCAGGCCTATTTTATTTCCTCTATACTACCCGTTACATCTTCTACTTTCGTTCTTCTCCTGATCTCTTCATTCCGAATATGGTCTCTCAAGGATATCCCTAACATAGCCCTTTCAGATAACAGCTTACAAATGTCTTCGCTTGCTCGTGATGAGCCTTCCAATTATCTCCTGGGGAATATTGTCCCATTCATGAGGAAGGTCTTTACGGAGCTCTAATTGTAGATTACTGGGCGATGGAACCGTAGTTCTGACTCGCCTTTCCTGTTGGTCCCATGGTTCGCTGTTACTATTTGAGCAGTATGTGGGCTTCCATTGTCATGCCTTATAATTCCCTGATCTCCCAAAAATGGCATATAAGGTACAACATAGTACATAAGATTTTTCTCTATGTACCTTACTGGTGTTAAATCTCCAATAATGAAAACAACTCTGTGCGCCCCCCTAAAGATACACCTTCTCAGACCATAACAGATCCTCCACCGAATGAAACTCGCTCCTATATGCAGGCACAGGCGTGGATCCAGAGGGGGGGACTGGAGGACGTTCCCCCCCCCAAATagcccgggcacctcttaaattttgacGCCCTCCATAGAATTTGAaatactaaggctcaaataattaaaagatttcatcttcaatacattttttgaaaacccaTAAATGAATGGCAAAAAAAGTGTTTggtttccacattttcagtattttgagtatctaaaagtttcccccccccaaaagtagggcctggatccgcgcctgagcAGGCATCGGCGTATTTTCTTCTGGACGTCTATAAACGCGTCTACGACTATCAGCTCTTCGAATGCTGAATCTGAATTCATCAAAGAAAAGTACCTGGACCCATTGAGCTTCTAACCAGTTAAGGTGATCTCGTCCAAATTGAAGACGCGGAATTCGATGCTCTCTCAGAAGTTCTGGACCTGCCGAAGGTCTATGTGGTCTTGAAAAGTTGTGGATACCATGAATCTATCATTCTTCAACGATTTGCACCGTCTTCTTCCAGAACCAGGTCTTCTGGCCAAT
It includes:
- the LOC123671046 gene encoding uncharacterized protein LOC123671046; this encodes MSLPIEDWSKIVVLIENELSQRSVARRMNVSLSAVQRLLTRHQEESRLARRPGSGRRRCKSLKNDRFMVTLNLGSDDVGTSWLKKEEIGKFKERPMSNSGCRQAVKEEESKLE